A portion of the Pseudomonas protegens CHA0 genome contains these proteins:
- the peaA gene encoding quinohemoprotein amine dehydrogenase subunit alpha, whose protein sequence is MKRRLRLRLSASLLAIATCTALHAPSSFAARDAQSILKETCQGCHTPEAGEALSRISHQRKTPEGWLMSIARMQTMHGLQISDDDRRTLVKYLADTQGLAPSETDGVRYALERRLNTVEHFDEQTTQMCARCHSGARIALQRRPAQEWERLVNFHLGQWPSLEYQALSRDREWLPTALKEMVPLLAKRYPLDNPAWTAWQQARPQAAALAGDWSFSGHLPGKGELAGVMSVSAGEGDQFKLSVKGQYADGSPFNGEGSAILYNGYEWRGNVTVDGVVMRQVLAAQGNALQGRMFEAEHDERGLDFIAARQGSQRLLAVQPGYLKAGEEAEVTLVGAGLAGTPSFGKGVEVVQVLEQSPERIRVRLKAAASAQPGLREVSVGSLKGATLAVYQRIAEVKVVPAFAVARIGDGGGSTPKVQGRFDAEAWGKGADGKAYRIGVMPAQWKVEAFDAQAAKDEDVKYAGSMQADSGVFTPGDAGPNPLRKMSTNNAGNLKVIAAVEEGGKALTGEGQLIVTVQRWNNPPIP, encoded by the coding sequence ATGAAGAGAAGACTGCGCCTGAGGCTCAGTGCCAGCCTGCTGGCCATTGCCACCTGTACCGCCTTGCATGCCCCTTCGAGTTTCGCCGCGCGGGATGCGCAGAGCATCCTCAAGGAAACCTGCCAGGGTTGCCACACCCCCGAGGCCGGGGAAGCCCTGAGCCGCATCAGCCACCAGCGCAAGACCCCGGAAGGCTGGCTGATGAGCATTGCCCGCATGCAGACCATGCACGGGCTGCAAATCAGCGATGACGACCGCCGCACCCTGGTCAAGTACCTGGCCGATACCCAGGGCCTGGCGCCCAGCGAGACCGACGGCGTGCGCTACGCCCTGGAGCGACGGCTGAACACTGTCGAGCATTTCGACGAACAGACCACCCAGATGTGCGCCCGCTGCCACTCCGGCGCGCGGATCGCCCTGCAACGCCGGCCGGCCCAGGAATGGGAGCGGCTGGTGAATTTCCACCTTGGGCAATGGCCATCCCTGGAGTACCAGGCGCTGTCCCGGGACCGGGAATGGCTGCCCACCGCCCTCAAGGAAATGGTGCCGCTGCTGGCCAAGCGTTATCCCCTCGACAATCCCGCCTGGACAGCCTGGCAACAGGCCCGCCCGCAAGCGGCGGCGCTGGCGGGGGACTGGAGCTTCAGCGGCCACCTGCCGGGCAAGGGTGAACTGGCCGGGGTGATGAGCGTCAGCGCCGGGGAAGGCGATCAGTTCAAGCTCAGCGTCAAGGGCCAGTACGCCGATGGCAGCCCGTTCAATGGCGAGGGCAGCGCGATCCTCTACAACGGCTATGAATGGCGCGGCAATGTCACCGTGGATGGCGTGGTCATGCGCCAGGTGCTGGCGGCACAGGGCAATGCACTGCAAGGGCGGATGTTCGAGGCCGAGCACGACGAGCGCGGCCTGGACTTCATCGCCGCCCGGCAAGGCAGCCAGCGGTTGCTGGCGGTGCAGCCGGGTTACCTGAAGGCCGGTGAGGAGGCCGAGGTGACCCTGGTGGGCGCGGGCCTTGCGGGCACTCCGAGCTTCGGCAAAGGGGTGGAGGTCGTGCAGGTGCTGGAGCAGAGCCCCGAACGCATCCGCGTCAGGCTCAAGGCGGCGGCCAGCGCCCAGCCGGGGCTGCGGGAAGTCAGCGTCGGCAGCCTCAAGGGCGCGACGCTGGCGGTGTACCAGCGCATCGCCGAGGTCAAGGTGGTGCCGGCATTTGCCGTGGCGCGGATCGGTGACGGCGGCGGTTCGACGCCCAAGGTACAGGGCCGCTTCGATGCCGAAGCCTGGGGCAAGGGGGCCGACGGCAAGGCCTACCGCATCGGCGTGATGCCGGCGCAGTGGAAGGTCGAGGCCTTCGACGCCCAGGCGGCCAAGGATGAAGACGTCAAGTACGCCGGCAGCATGCAGGCCGACAGCGGCGTGTTCACCCCAGGGGATGCCGGGCCCAACCCGCTGCGCAAGATGTCCACCAACAACGCCGGCAACCTCAAGGTGATCGCTGCGGTGGAGGAGGGGGGCAAGGCCCTGACCGGTGAAGGCCAGCTGATCGTCACCGTGCAACGCTGGAACAATCCACCCATTCCCTGA
- a CDS encoding HAD family hydrolase — MLNALLFDLDGTLTDTDALHLLALQQLLLEEDGRTFTQEEFEAHVSGQANANMCRYLFPERSVAEHEAFAERKEVRFRQLSPQLMPMPGLLRLLDFAQEHGIGVCVVTNAPRANAEHMLEVLGLRQRFQTVLVAEELPRAKPDPLPYLSGLECLQATADQALAFEDSVPGLTAAVKAGICTFGLATSQRPQTLLDAGAHRVINDFDDPQLWAEIRRRLDLP, encoded by the coding sequence ATGCTCAATGCTCTGCTCTTCGACCTTGATGGCACCCTGACCGACACCGACGCCCTGCACCTGCTGGCCCTGCAGCAACTGCTGCTGGAAGAGGATGGCCGGACCTTCACCCAGGAAGAATTCGAAGCCCATGTCAGCGGCCAGGCCAATGCCAACATGTGCCGCTACCTGTTCCCCGAGCGCAGCGTGGCGGAACATGAAGCCTTTGCCGAGCGCAAGGAAGTGCGCTTTCGCCAACTCTCCCCGCAACTGATGCCCATGCCCGGCCTGCTGCGCCTGCTGGATTTTGCCCAGGAGCACGGCATCGGCGTGTGCGTGGTCACCAACGCGCCCCGGGCCAATGCCGAGCACATGCTCGAGGTGCTGGGCCTGCGACAGCGCTTCCAGACGGTGCTGGTGGCCGAGGAGTTGCCTCGGGCCAAGCCCGATCCCCTGCCCTACTTGAGCGGCCTGGAATGCCTGCAGGCCACCGCCGACCAGGCCCTGGCCTTCGAAGACTCGGTACCCGGGCTGACAGCCGCGGTAAAAGCCGGGATCTGCACGTTCGGCCTGGCCACCAGCCAGCGCCCGCAAACCCTGCTGGATGCCGGCGCCCACCGCGTGATCAACGACTTCGACGACCCGCAACTGTGGGCCGAGATCCGGCGCCGGCTCGATCTGCCCTGA
- a CDS encoding AraC family transcriptional regulator → MDIFTYDKRPMIPSGAEALRCMSDLLVVSSIDCLSMPVTSIAVDYPNGHEIPAHSHPRSQLAYAIEGVLVIDTESGRWVVPPSRGVWLQAGVEHRVRMRGAVRMRSLFINVDAIAGLPEHDCVIEVSPLLRELILAAAQVGTQYSPDSRDGRLMRLILDEMRSLPVLPFSLPWPHEPRMLRVCQALADDPSDNRTAEQWGDCLAMSAKTFHRQFQRHTGITFGRWRQQARLLMSLECLAEGMPVVQVALQHGYDSQSAFAAAFKRQFGTPPSEFYR, encoded by the coding sequence ATGGACATTTTCACCTATGATAAGCGCCCCATGATCCCTTCCGGGGCGGAGGCGCTGCGCTGCATGTCCGATCTGCTGGTTGTCTCGTCCATCGACTGCCTGTCCATGCCGGTTACCAGCATCGCCGTGGATTACCCCAACGGCCATGAAATACCTGCCCACAGCCATCCACGCTCGCAGCTGGCCTATGCCATCGAGGGCGTGCTGGTGATCGACACCGAGTCCGGCCGCTGGGTGGTGCCGCCCAGCCGCGGGGTGTGGTTGCAGGCCGGCGTCGAGCACCGGGTACGCATGCGCGGCGCGGTGCGCATGCGCAGCCTGTTCATCAATGTCGATGCCATTGCCGGCCTGCCCGAGCATGACTGCGTGATCGAGGTCTCGCCGTTGCTGCGCGAGCTGATCCTGGCCGCCGCCCAGGTCGGCACGCAGTATTCGCCGGACAGCCGCGACGGCCGCCTGATGCGCCTGATCCTCGATGAGATGCGCTCGCTGCCGGTGCTGCCGTTCAGCCTGCCCTGGCCCCATGAGCCGCGCATGCTGCGGGTGTGCCAGGCGCTGGCGGACGACCCTTCGGACAACCGCACCGCCGAACAATGGGGCGACTGCCTGGCCATGAGCGCCAAGACCTTCCATCGCCAGTTCCAGCGCCACACCGGCATCACCTTTGGCCGTTGGCGCCAGCAGGCGCGGTTGCTGATGTCCCTGGAGTGCCTGGCCGAGGGCATGCCGGTGGTGCAAGTGGCGCTGCAGCACGGCTACGACAGCCAGAGCGCCTTCGCCGCCGCCTTCAAGCGCCAGTTCGGCACGCCGCCTTCGGAGTTCTACCGCTGA
- a CDS encoding WG repeat-containing protein, whose amino-acid sequence MDRSACARLGSLILSLSALTLVGCKEETSPKTAAVAAAPAPAAMVMPICANGECAVLDQDGKVLVSADNDYDAVVALPLDKTFLFAKDGTWNLSSADGKQTLKAAFTDDLRLLTPGYFGFGQDGKLGIIDQSGKQIQPPRFDDLYVGGNDDFIVYEIGGKRGILSAKGEVVTEALYDSSMVRDDFAKRGWWMIAERGNDKWALNLKTGEQKKIDFDSIDYFANQHLVVSTEQGKALADAQAQLISAATYNWMGEPGDGLVAFREKYDSPCGYMDFQGKTVIQAQFGTCQVFGKQGALVTAKNADGSSGKAGLIDRQGQWKVQPVYDSADPAGFSPLGMFRQVPGLNQVAVLQNVFSATFGIFDVDKGVELFKPTYAQIGAINADLFVFSTANSPTKQATLFGQATQVRTVGLMDASGKVLLEPGQYVDIRLDNSGHYLLATDDTSALATSALYDLKGKRLIPGKWQELVVDETRGAIFGYAVEGMGDDQSRSLKALYRLDGTPSFQVSQVDCGAEQVHDGHDQVLWPANPQDYCPQPDEVEDQGEGDNAQG is encoded by the coding sequence ATGGATAGAAGCGCCTGTGCCCGTCTCGGCTCGCTGATCCTCTCGTTGTCTGCCCTGACCCTGGTCGGATGCAAGGAAGAAACCAGTCCCAAGACTGCAGCCGTCGCTGCGGCCCCCGCTCCGGCGGCCATGGTCATGCCGATCTGCGCCAATGGCGAATGCGCGGTGCTGGACCAGGACGGCAAGGTGCTGGTCAGCGCCGACAACGACTACGACGCCGTGGTCGCCCTGCCCCTGGACAAGACCTTCCTGTTCGCCAAGGACGGTACCTGGAACCTCAGCAGCGCCGATGGCAAGCAGACCCTCAAGGCCGCCTTCACCGATGACCTGCGGCTGCTGACCCCGGGCTACTTCGGCTTCGGCCAGGACGGCAAGCTGGGCATCATCGACCAGAGCGGCAAACAGATTCAGCCACCGCGCTTCGACGATCTGTACGTGGGCGGCAACGACGACTTCATCGTCTACGAGATCGGCGGCAAGCGCGGCATTCTCAGTGCCAAGGGCGAGGTGGTGACCGAAGCCCTGTATGACAGCAGCATGGTCCGCGATGACTTCGCCAAGCGCGGCTGGTGGATGATCGCCGAACGCGGCAACGACAAGTGGGCGCTGAACCTCAAGACCGGCGAGCAGAAGAAGATCGACTTCGACAGCATCGACTACTTTGCCAACCAGCATCTGGTGGTCAGCACCGAACAGGGCAAGGCCCTGGCCGATGCCCAGGCCCAGTTGATCAGCGCCGCCACCTACAACTGGATGGGCGAACCGGGTGACGGCCTGGTGGCCTTCCGGGAAAAATACGACAGCCCCTGCGGCTACATGGATTTCCAGGGCAAGACCGTGATCCAGGCCCAGTTCGGCACCTGCCAGGTATTCGGCAAGCAGGGCGCGCTGGTCACCGCCAAGAACGCCGACGGCAGCTCCGGCAAGGCCGGGCTGATCGACCGCCAGGGCCAATGGAAGGTGCAGCCGGTCTACGACTCGGCGGACCCGGCCGGCTTCAGCCCCCTGGGAATGTTCCGGCAGGTACCGGGGCTGAACCAGGTCGCGGTGCTGCAGAACGTGTTCAGCGCCACCTTCGGTATCTTCGATGTGGACAAGGGCGTCGAGCTGTTCAAGCCCACCTACGCCCAGATCGGCGCGATCAATGCCGACCTGTTCGTCTTCAGCACCGCCAACAGCCCGACCAAGCAGGCCACCCTGTTCGGCCAGGCCACCCAGGTGCGTACCGTGGGCCTGATGGACGCCAGCGGCAAGGTGCTGCTGGAGCCGGGCCAGTACGTCGACATCCGCCTGGACAACAGCGGCCACTACCTGCTGGCCACCGACGACACCTCGGCCCTGGCCACCTCGGCGCTGTACGACCTCAAGGGCAAGCGGCTGATCCCCGGCAAGTGGCAGGAACTGGTGGTGGACGAAACCCGCGGCGCCATCTTCGGCTATGCCGTGGAAGGCATGGGCGACGACCAGTCCCGCAGCCTCAAGGCCCTGTATCGCCTGGACGGCACTCCGAGCTTCCAGGTCAGCCAGGTCGATTGCGGCGCCGAACAGGTGCACGACGGCCATGACCAGGTGCTGTGGCCGGCCAACCCCCAGGACTACTGCCCGCAGCCTGACGAAGTGGAAGACCAGGGCGAAGGCGACAACGCACAGGGCTGA
- a CDS encoding HlyD family secretion protein — MTQTPVPAFPAQAVTRRRLLGYAGLALVLLLVLAWGLRWWFNGRFLVETDDAYLRSDIVTIAPRVAGYLVAVEVRDNQPLKAGDLLARIDDSDYRARVEQAEAALREAQAEQRAGQARLANLAARQQQQQSLIAEAQARVGAAEAEAQRAGQEGRRQQHLASQQVSSVQQLENAAALARQADAALGAARASLAARRQQVQVLDTEQQSARAQLDKLEAGVARVTAQRQLARIDLARTLIRSPVDGIAGQRRLRLGQYVEVGAPLLAVVPEDAYVVANYKETQVDGMRPGQAARVEVDALGGHVLEGRVESFAPASGAEFALLPADNATGNFTKIVQRMPVRIRLDPGQPRQAQLRPGMSVVVTVDTRHD; from the coding sequence ATGACCCAGACCCCTGTTCCCGCTTTCCCGGCGCAAGCCGTCACCCGCCGTCGCTTACTCGGTTATGCCGGGCTGGCGCTGGTGTTGCTGCTGGTTCTGGCCTGGGGCCTGCGCTGGTGGTTCAACGGGCGTTTTCTGGTGGAGACCGACGATGCCTACCTGCGCTCGGACATCGTCACCATCGCGCCCCGGGTCGCCGGCTACCTGGTGGCGGTCGAGGTCCGGGACAACCAGCCGCTCAAGGCTGGCGACCTGCTGGCGCGGATCGACGACAGCGACTACCGGGCTCGGGTCGAACAGGCGGAAGCGGCGCTGCGCGAGGCCCAGGCCGAACAGCGTGCCGGGCAGGCGCGGCTGGCCAATCTGGCCGCCCGCCAGCAACAGCAGCAGAGCCTGATCGCCGAAGCCCAGGCCCGGGTCGGCGCCGCCGAGGCCGAGGCACAACGGGCCGGCCAGGAAGGGCGGCGGCAGCAACACCTGGCCAGCCAGCAAGTCAGCAGCGTGCAGCAACTGGAAAACGCCGCCGCCCTGGCCCGTCAGGCCGATGCCGCCCTGGGCGCGGCCCGCGCCAGCCTGGCCGCGCGGCGCCAACAGGTACAGGTGCTCGATACCGAACAGCAAAGCGCTCGGGCGCAACTGGACAAGCTCGAAGCGGGCGTGGCCCGGGTCACGGCCCAGCGGCAACTGGCCCGCATCGATCTGGCTCGCACCTTGATCCGCAGCCCGGTGGACGGTATCGCCGGCCAGCGGCGCCTGCGCCTGGGGCAGTACGTCGAAGTCGGCGCGCCGCTGTTGGCGGTGGTGCCTGAGGACGCCTATGTGGTGGCCAACTACAAGGAAACCCAGGTCGACGGCATGCGGCCCGGGCAAGCGGCTCGGGTCGAGGTCGACGCCCTGGGTGGCCATGTACTGGAGGGACGGGTGGAGAGTTTCGCCCCGGCTTCCGGCGCCGAATTCGCCCTGCTGCCGGCGGACAACGCCACCGGCAACTTCACCAAGATCGTGCAGCGCATGCCGGTGCGCATCCGCCTCGATCCGGGGCAGCCGCGACAGGCGCAGCTGCGCCCCGGGATGTCGGTGGTGGTGACCGTGGACACCCGTCATGACTAG
- a CDS encoding DHA2 family efflux MFS transporter permease subunit, with protein sequence MTSAQAVSEGTGEAAAQAISLRTWVAVLGSVVGCFMAGMNVHVTNASLPDVRGSLGATFEEGSWITTAYLVAEIIIIPMTGWLVSVFSMRRVLMVGTAGFVLFSIACSLAPNIHSLIFARVLQGAFGGVLIPLSFQLIVTELPAARHPMGMALFAVANNVAQAAGPSLGGWLTDAYSWRWIFYLQVPPGLLLLAAIGWSVRPQPMVLAKLRQGDWGGIASMAVGLSALQIMLEEGGRYDWFASSFISHCAILATLGLLAFVAIELRREQPLINLRLLGRYNFGIASLMQFTFGAVVFGVVFLVPNYFAQIHGYNARQIGLMMIPYGLIQFVMSFATPRLMRWTSARTIIIAGFAITGIGCLMNIHLNPDASVNVIVPSLVVRGIGQSLVVVALGVMAIQGLEKDQVGSASGLFSMVRNVGGAIGIALSSQIVVEREKLHAQRIGESVSLFAQATQERLVELVRLLAQAPVEYATALHSAALAPLRQQALGMVDKVLHRDALLLAYSDAFLLAGLAMLLCVVAGVLLRRA encoded by the coding sequence ATGACTAGTGCCCAGGCCGTATCGGAAGGCACCGGCGAGGCCGCCGCACAGGCAATCTCCCTGCGCACCTGGGTGGCGGTGCTGGGCAGCGTGGTGGGCTGCTTCATGGCCGGGATGAACGTGCACGTGACCAACGCTTCCCTGCCGGACGTGCGTGGCTCCCTGGGGGCGACTTTCGAGGAGGGGTCGTGGATCACCACCGCCTACCTGGTGGCGGAGATCATCATCATTCCCATGACCGGCTGGCTGGTTTCGGTGTTTTCCATGCGCCGGGTGCTGATGGTCGGCACCGCCGGTTTCGTACTGTTTTCGATCGCCTGTTCCCTGGCGCCGAACATCCACAGCCTGATCTTCGCCCGGGTGCTGCAAGGGGCCTTTGGCGGGGTGCTGATTCCCCTGTCGTTCCAGCTGATCGTCACCGAGCTGCCGGCGGCCCGGCACCCCATGGGCATGGCCCTGTTTGCCGTGGCCAACAATGTCGCCCAGGCCGCGGGACCGTCCCTGGGCGGCTGGCTCACCGATGCCTATTCGTGGCGCTGGATCTTCTACCTGCAAGTGCCGCCGGGGCTATTGCTGCTGGCAGCCATCGGCTGGTCGGTGCGGCCCCAGCCCATGGTCCTGGCAAAGTTGCGCCAGGGTGACTGGGGCGGCATCGCCAGCATGGCCGTGGGCCTCTCGGCGTTGCAGATCATGCTGGAGGAGGGCGGCCGTTACGATTGGTTCGCCTCAAGCTTCATCAGCCATTGCGCGATCCTGGCCACGCTCGGCCTGCTGGCCTTCGTGGCCATCGAACTGCGTCGCGAGCAGCCGTTGATCAACCTGCGCCTGCTGGGTCGCTACAACTTCGGCATCGCCAGCCTGATGCAATTCACCTTCGGTGCGGTGGTGTTCGGCGTGGTGTTCCTGGTGCCCAACTACTTTGCCCAGATCCACGGCTACAACGCCCGGCAGATCGGCCTGATGATGATTCCCTACGGCCTGATCCAGTTCGTCATGTCGTTCGCCACCCCGCGGCTGATGCGCTGGACCAGCGCCCGCACCATCATCATTGCCGGGTTCGCCATCACTGGCATCGGCTGCCTGATGAACATCCACCTCAACCCCGATGCCTCGGTGAACGTCATCGTGCCCTCGCTGGTGGTGCGTGGTATCGGCCAGTCGCTGGTGGTGGTGGCGCTGGGGGTGATGGCGATCCAGGGGCTGGAAAAGGACCAGGTGGGCTCGGCCTCCGGACTGTTCTCCATGGTGCGTAACGTCGGCGGGGCCATCGGTATCGCGCTGTCCAGCCAGATCGTGGTGGAGCGCGAGAAACTCCACGCCCAGCGCATTGGCGAATCCGTCAGCCTGTTCGCCCAGGCCACCCAGGAGCGCCTGGTGGAACTGGTGCGCCTGTTGGCCCAGGCACCGGTGGAGTACGCAACGGCCCTGCATTCGGCGGCGCTGGCGCCCCTGCGCCAGCAAGCCCTGGGCATGGTGGACAAGGTGCTGCACCGCGACGCCCTGCTGCTGGCCTACAGCGATGCCTTCTTGCTGGCGGGGCTGGCCATGCTGTTGTGCGTGGTGGCCGGTGTGCTGCTGCGCCGGGCCTGA
- a CDS encoding 2-isopropylmalate synthase: MLAHPHTKYRPFTPVDLDSRQWPSRTITQAPIWLSTDLRDGNQALFEPMNRERKLRLFEELVRLGFKEIEVGFPAASRTDFEVVRELVEQQRIPADVTPMVMTQLREDLIRETVRSVQGARRVIVHLYNAIAPVWRRVVFGLSVDEVEALVERHVRLLRELTDQHPETEWVLQYSPETFCMAELEVSLRMCNTAIRTWDAGPGRPIIINLPTTVEVATANVFADQIEWMHKRLERRDQVTLSVHPHNDRGTGVACAEQALLAGAQRVEGCLFGNGERSGNLDLVTLALNLYTQGISPGLDFSDIAAVARVAEECTALPIHPRHPYVGDLVFTAFSGSHQDAIAKGFAAQAADGFWEVPYLPIDPQDLGRTYDSIVRVNSQSGKGGIAFLLQRDHGIVMPRRMQIEFSAIVQKLADASDAELSSDALWEVFQRTYLACAEGTAGLRYLAHRLFDAPEGQGIELRVATPGNQEACLHGVGNGPVAAALAALGLPLRIDSFEERNLGAGADAQALAIVEAVWPGVAGSRFGAGCHANIVTASVQAVINAAARFYPEQAPAFVPTQASLAERAAP, encoded by the coding sequence ATGCTCGCCCATCCCCATACCAAATACCGCCCCTTTACCCCCGTGGACCTGGACTCGCGCCAGTGGCCGTCACGTACCATCACCCAGGCTCCGATCTGGCTGTCCACCGACCTGCGCGATGGCAACCAGGCGCTGTTCGAGCCGATGAACCGCGAGCGCAAGCTGCGCCTGTTCGAGGAACTGGTGCGCCTGGGCTTCAAGGAAATCGAAGTGGGATTCCCCGCCGCCTCGCGCACCGATTTCGAGGTGGTCCGCGAGCTTGTGGAACAGCAGCGGATTCCCGCCGACGTCACGCCCATGGTGATGACCCAACTGCGCGAGGACCTGATCCGCGAAACCGTACGCAGTGTGCAGGGTGCGCGCCGGGTCATCGTCCACCTGTACAACGCCATCGCCCCGGTCTGGCGGCGCGTGGTCTTCGGGCTTTCGGTGGACGAGGTCGAGGCCCTGGTAGAGCGCCATGTCAGGCTGTTGCGCGAGTTGACCGACCAGCACCCGGAAACCGAATGGGTGTTGCAGTACTCCCCCGAAACCTTCTGCATGGCGGAGCTCGAGGTGTCCCTGCGCATGTGCAACACCGCGATCCGTACCTGGGACGCCGGCCCGGGGCGCCCGATCATCATCAACCTGCCGACCACCGTCGAGGTGGCCACCGCCAACGTCTTTGCCGACCAGATCGAATGGATGCACAAGCGCCTGGAGCGCCGCGACCAGGTCACGCTGTCAGTGCACCCGCACAACGACCGGGGCACCGGCGTGGCCTGTGCCGAACAGGCGTTGCTGGCGGGCGCCCAGCGGGTGGAGGGCTGCCTGTTCGGCAATGGCGAGCGCAGTGGCAACCTGGACCTGGTGACCCTGGCCCTGAATCTCTATACCCAGGGCATCAGCCCCGGGCTGGACTTCTCCGATATCGCGGCAGTGGCCCGGGTTGCCGAGGAATGCACGGCGCTACCGATCCATCCGCGCCATCCCTATGTCGGCGACCTGGTGTTCACCGCCTTTTCCGGCTCGCACCAGGACGCCATCGCCAAGGGCTTTGCCGCCCAGGCGGCTGACGGTTTCTGGGAGGTGCCCTACCTGCCCATCGATCCGCAGGACCTGGGGCGGACCTACGACAGCATCGTGCGGGTCAACAGCCAGTCCGGCAAAGGCGGGATCGCTTTCCTGCTGCAGCGTGACCACGGCATCGTCATGCCCCGGCGCATGCAGATCGAGTTCAGCGCCATTGTGCAGAAGCTGGCTGATGCCAGTGACGCCGAGTTGAGCAGCGATGCTTTATGGGAGGTGTTCCAGCGCACCTATCTGGCGTGTGCAGAGGGCACGGCCGGCCTGCGGTATCTCGCTCATCGGTTGTTCGATGCCCCCGAGGGGCAGGGGATCGAGCTGCGGGTCGCCACCCCCGGGAACCAGGAGGCGTGCTTGCATGGCGTGGGCAACGGACCTGTCGCGGCGGCCCTGGCCGCCCTGGGCTTGCCGCTGCGCATCGACAGTTTTGAAGAGCGCAACCTGGGGGCGGGGGCCGATGCGCAGGCGCTGGCAATTGTCGAAGCGGTGTGGCCGGGCGTTGCCGGGTCACGTTTTGGCGCCGGCTGTCACGCCAATATCGTCACCGCCTCGGTGCAGGCCGTGATCAATGCCGCGGCGCGGTTTTATCCCGAGCAGGCGCCGGCATTCGTTCCCACCCAGGCATCGCTTGCGGAGCGGGCGGCTCCCTGA
- a CDS encoding efflux transporter outer membrane subunit has protein sequence MPIYPRPAWALCALLAGCTLGPERPPGSTVPLPVSHLDATAEQGLDQWWQLYRDPGLNAAVQEALSQNRDLRMAAANLLQARALLRETDTLRQPSTQVTARAGYGSTADDQLEAALQDSQHIRTGSRYGVGLDVQWEADLFGRLHGLADAARADAEAARAAEDGLRVVVAAETTRAWLQACSYGQRLQVAGESLALVEQGRTLSARLYRAGAAVTLDVVRAEGLVGQVQASLPPLQAGRQRALAELAVLLGRPPGDAPAAAQACRQAPTLGSPMPQSDALAMLRRRPDVSQAERRLAAATARIGVARADLYPRVSLGAGVFTSAHHPSGFDDRDASVWQLGPLLSWSLPNLNAARARIAQASAGESAALADFDRSILAALKEQQQALSDYQAALQRQQALHLAAERDHQALRLAGLARAAGASTALDYLDAQRTDVRTRAAAAQADAAVIDTQVLVFKALGGGWRSAPPIVLPQPSRAAANPFPRTPNEPLQ, from the coding sequence ATGCCCATTTACCCGAGGCCTGCATGGGCCCTGTGCGCCCTGTTGGCCGGTTGCACCCTGGGGCCGGAACGGCCGCCCGGCAGCACTGTGCCCCTGCCCGTGAGCCACCTGGACGCAACGGCCGAGCAGGGGCTCGACCAGTGGTGGCAGCTCTACCGTGACCCTGGGCTCAATGCCGCGGTACAGGAAGCCCTGAGCCAGAACCGCGACTTGCGGATGGCTGCGGCCAACCTGCTTCAGGCCCGGGCGCTGCTGCGCGAAACCGATACCCTGCGCCAGCCTTCCACCCAGGTGACGGCCCGCGCCGGCTACGGCAGTACCGCCGACGACCAGCTGGAAGCCGCCTTGCAGGACAGCCAGCACATCCGCACCGGCAGCCGCTATGGGGTCGGCCTGGATGTGCAGTGGGAGGCCGACCTGTTCGGCCGCCTGCACGGCCTGGCCGATGCCGCCCGGGCCGATGCCGAGGCGGCCCGGGCCGCCGAAGATGGCCTGCGGGTGGTGGTGGCCGCAGAAACCACCCGTGCCTGGTTGCAGGCCTGCAGCTATGGCCAGCGCCTGCAGGTGGCGGGCGAGTCCCTGGCGCTGGTGGAGCAGGGCCGCACCCTGAGCGCCCGGCTGTATCGGGCCGGCGCCGCGGTGACCCTGGATGTGGTGCGCGCCGAAGGCCTGGTGGGCCAGGTGCAGGCCAGCCTGCCGCCGCTGCAGGCCGGACGGCAACGGGCCCTGGCCGAACTGGCCGTCTTGCTGGGGCGCCCCCCGGGTGATGCACCGGCGGCGGCCCAGGCTTGTCGCCAGGCCCCGACCCTGGGGTCGCCCATGCCCCAGAGCGATGCCCTGGCCATGTTGCGTCGGCGCCCCGACGTGAGCCAGGCCGAGCGCCGGCTGGCGGCGGCCACGGCGCGCATCGGCGTGGCCCGGGCCGACCTCTATCCAAGGGTCAGCCTGGGGGCCGGGGTCTTCACGTCGGCGCACCACCCCTCGGGTTTCGATGACCGTGACGCGTCGGTCTGGCAACTGGGGCCGCTGTTGTCCTGGAGCTTGCCCAACCTCAATGCCGCCCGCGCCCGCATCGCCCAGGCCAGCGCCGGAGAAAGCGCAGCGCTGGCGGATTTCGACCGCAGCATCCTGGCGGCCCTGAAGGAGCAGCAACAGGCCCTGAGCGACTACCAGGCCGCGTTGCAGCGCCAGCAAGCCCTGCACCTGGCAGCCGAACGTGACCACCAGGCCTTGCGCCTGGCCGGGCTAGCCAGGGCCGCCGGTGCCTCCACGGCCCTGGATTACCTCGATGCCCAGCGCACCGATGTACGTACCCGGGCCGCGGCAGCGCAGGCCGATGCCGCCGTCATCGATACCCAGGTGCTGGTGTTCAAGGCCCTGGGCGGCGGCTGGCGCAGCGCGCCGCCGATTGTCCTGCCGCAGCCGAGCCGGGCTGCGGCCAACCCTTTCCCGCGAACCCCCAACGAGCCTTTGCAATGA